CGCCTGCCAGAACAAGGATCAAAGCGATTACATAGATTCCTAAATGAAGCAGCAAAGTGAGCCCAAAACAAACCGCTGAAATGATTCCCAGTACCATGGCGCCAATCAAAACTCCCCGGTCGCTTCCGCGATCAAATAAGTGAAGTTCGTATAAACCGACAGCCACGCCCAAAATGAATCCAGGCCATAGATAACTCATGGAGCCCCATCCGAACACATTGCAATAGAAGAACATGAGTGCATAAGTCGTTAAAATGCCGCCTGGCACGAGTACGCCGACAGGCAACGTCCGGTTGAAGAACAGGAAATGAAACAGAAGCCCCGGAATGAGCAATACGAGAGGCCAAAAAAAGGATAGCACAAAATGGAAAAAACCGAGTTTCCCCAGCAATAGAACGACGGCCAGGCCAATTAACAGGATACCGATGGAGTAGCTATTTCTAGCCAAACAAATCCCCCCTAATTCACTTGTCAATAGGGCATCCACATTCGACACCCTTCTACAAATAGTGTATCGCACCTGATCAGAAATTGCTAGCGTATTGCGCTATTTCCGTCCCCGCCGTTTGGCTTCCAGCAAACGGCTCATGCCGTCAGGCGGCGCTGCTGGCTCCGCCGCCGCCACGGGAGCCGCAGCCTGCGTCGGCGGCTCCTCGGGAATGAGCCGCGGCTTCACCGCCGCGGCCTCGTTCCGCTGCAGCTTGTGCTCCGCAAGCTGCTTGCGCTCCCGCAGACGCGCCATCGGCGTCTGCGCTTGGGTCAGCGGGCTCGCCGGAGCGGCTGCCCGCCTGCTGAACGCCCGGACCCACAGGCCGGGCGGCAGCGACAAGCGACGCGCTGCGATGTCCAGCAGCAGCAGCGCGAGCGCTGCCATCAGCAAGTACGCGCGGATGGGGGTCAATCGCTTCTGCGGCGCAGCAGCGTAAGCAAAGGCCATCTCCGGATGCTCCAGAGAGAGCATCCGGCCGCCGGTAAGCTCAGCAAGCTGCTGCAGCTTAACGAGTCCTTGACCGTCCGTGATCCGATATTCCGGAGAATAGGGGATCACGAACCCTGTCGTCGAGCTGCCGACGACCCGCTTCTCTGCATTGGCTTCGCCGTTTGAAGCAAGCAGCTCGATTTTGCTCAAATAAACGCCAGACTTATCCACAGGCAGTTGAGCTGAATAACTGCCTGGCGCCGTGGAAGTGAAAGCGACTTCCTGTTTATTTAGAGATTCATCCGTAACATTCACTCTTAACTCCTCTTGGGTTGCAGAGTCGCTCCATTCTTGATTCCCACTTGTCGCCTGCAGGAGCAGCTCATTGCCTTTCAACTGCGTGCGAAGCTCAATCGGCGATGCTTCAAATTGCGGAAACGTCCATTTGATCATGGAAGTCAGCATGTGGGTAAATCCCGGCCAAGTCACCCAGTTCGCTGACCACGCGCCTGTTGCATCACTCGTCCAGGCGACAGAGCGGCCGGAGCCGTACTGCCATCTAGCCAGGATGGGGTCAGGCTCGGAACTGGCAAGAATAACTTCAGCCGCTTCTTTGGATGTTGTCGCAATATAACCATTCAGCACGGGAAGCCCCTGACCCAGAAAGCTGCTCCAATCGGATCCGCCCGTCACTGCTGGCACAAACGGTTGATTCACCACATAGGTCCGCGAGATCAAGACCGCTTCCCGACTGAAAATGGCCGGTATTGTCGTTTGATCAACCGCCGCGTAGTATCTTCCCTTGGCTAGTTCAGCCAAATGGCTGAGCAGCGCTTGATCGGCATCTGTGCCAATAGCCACAGTGGACATGGTGATCTGCTCCTTCTGCATTTGCTCGGTCAGCGCTTCATAGCTTTGAGTTGTAGACGATTGTCCGTCCGTGAGCAGAATTATATGCTTGCGCTGCGCATCAATTTGCGAAAGTTTGGCGTAGGCTTCCTCCACAGCCGTGTAAATTTCCGTACCGCCATCTGCCGGGATCGCATTAATCTTTTGAATGATACTGGCTTTGTCTGTCAATTTCTGAGGTTCTACGAACCAATGCGGCACCCCATCAAAACCAAGTACACCCAGTGTATCCTTATCTCTCAGCAAATCAACGGTGCGTGACGCGGCTTCTTGGGCCAGTTTCATTTTGTCGCCGGACATGCTGCCCGATTTGTCCATCACGAGTACAATGCCCAATGACGGAATCTCCCTTTTCCCCCGAAGGTCCATGTACACAGGCAGCGCTCGTTCAATCGGTGTTTTGAAATATCCCCCCAAGCCGTAGCTGTTATCTCCCCCCAGCATCACGAGTCCAACACTGTAATCGCGAACGGCTTGCTCGATCATCTCCATTTTGATCTGCGGAATTTGGGTGGCCGCTACATTATTTAGGATAATGCTCTGATAACCCGCATATGCGGCAAAATCATTGGAAAGAAGCTCGGGTACGATCGTTTCATAAGGAATAAGCGCCGATTGCAAAGCTCCTTCCACATTTTTGGAAATGCCAGCGGTCCCTTCTACAATAAGGACTTTCGGCGGTCCTTGGACGCTGCTGAAGCCATAGTGCGTATTATTGGCAGACTGTTCATCACCTTCCAGGTAAATCTCGGCCCGATATCGATGAAAGCCCGGTTCTTTGGCTAATGATTGGAAGGCAAATCGATTCTCGCCTTTATTCAGTTGAACGGACTGTGCCGTCATCTCCCGATTGTCTTCAAATACCCGCAATTGCGCAGGAGCCGAAGCCGTGGATCTTATAACAACTTCAACCGTATAGGCTTCTGCTTGATACAGTTTCTCAGGCAGCCGTACCGCCTCAATTGCAGCATCTCGCCGATCTTTGCCGGCCAAGGGAACCACATCTACACGGATTCCACGATCGCGCAATAGTTTGCCTTGACTTAGCAGCTCTCCCACATTTTCTTCGCCGTCTGACATGAGGATGATTCGTCCCGCGTTACCGCCAGGCAGAAGTCCCGCTGCCAACTGCAAGCCCGAGGCTACATTGGAAAACTGTGGATTCGATTTTGCAGTCATTTGAAAACCATCCAGCGGTCTGCTGTCTACAGGCTTCTCAATGGAAGCCTGCAAAGCCATAGAGACGACCCCAGCTTCGTCTTTCTCGGAGGCTCGCGCTTTCGCTGCCGCTTGAAGCCAAGCCGCTTCATTCCCATCTTGCTTGACGCTATCCGAGCGGTCAACAGCAAACACGATGGTTTTGTGATGCAGTTCTGTCGTCAGCTGCGGTCCTGCAAGCGCAAGTACGAGAAGCAGCAGCACGGAGGTTCGGAGAGAGATAGCCAGCTTTTTACGAGCTCCCTGGAGCCTGCGCAAACTTATCCACAACCAGCCTATGTAGATAGGCAAGAGCAGCAGCAGCCCCATAACGGGCCAATGATCAACCAGAATTCCCACGTCGATACACCTCCCATTCGAGCACCATCAACACCAGCAAGGCCATAATAAGCCAAGGAATAAGATCAATGAAGTCAAGCACTGTTTCACGAGTTGCAGCATTCTCGGCTTTGCTTGCCTGTAAAGCAATCCTATTCAATTGATTTTCTTCACTGGCCTTATTGTTGGATTCACTAGCGTCCATGACGACAGCTAACTTGCGAACTTGCAATTCTTCACCTGCCGCTCCATACTCAGCGAATTCATACAAACCAGGCAAGCTCGGTACCTTTTGAACAGGGGCTAAGGCTTCCTTCGAACGTTCTGCTGCCTGCTCCTCGCCATTGTTCCTATCCGTCTTCCACACCGCTTTCATCGTTTCAGGGTGAAAGGCCATTTCTATTCGTTCATCGGCTGTGACACGTCCCAGATTGCCACCTTGTTGTTCCGTCAACCAGGACACGGCATTTTGCACCATCACCGGAAATTCAGAACGCAGCGGAAAGTCCGAGTGTTCCAGTGAAAAGGCAAACCTCAGCTTGGTGCGTCCGTTTTCGGAACCTGCCAGCACCAATGGGAAGTCTTTGGCCGAAATGATCGCTTTTTCCCATGGCCTTGGCTGTCTTTGCTGCGCCTGCACAATATGGACATCCTGCAAATGCAAATACCGCGTTACCGGATGCTCGATAACGGAAAAATCAGCAACATTCGGCGTTGCATCCGAAGATTCAGCAGTGGATGCAAACTGCCAAATTGGTTTGGACTTAAGCAATTGCTGCCATTTAGCTGACTTAAGATCTGTTTCCTCGATCCCGTCCAGAACAATCAAATCTGGCGTAACATTAGCCGGCGCCGGATACAGCCCGTCTTTGTCCTTTTGAATTTGCAGCACATCTGCCTTGGCTAAAACGAGCGCTTTTTGCAGAAATAAATTGCCTTCGCCAACATAAGCGATCTGGATTCTGCCTGTTCCTTCCGGGAAAGCGTAAGCCGCATTATCCGCTTCAAGGGCATCAGGTGCATCCAATTGGATCTGGTAAACCTGTGCAGCCGGCAAATTCTCAAGATACAGTGATTTTTGTTCTCCTGCCTTGAGCGCCAAAGATTCCGTACGAATCTCGGACATATCCGTCGATAGTTTTGTTTTAACCGTGACAGGCGTTGTCCCCCAATTCTTCAAAACCGCAACAGCACGGAATTGTTCGCCATTCTGGTTGCCTTTTACGCCAAATTGGGTAATGGCCACATTCGCCATATCAACATCCACACGCGCTCCATTGGTTACGGATACGCCTGGCTCCTGGATACGAACAGGAATAGCAAATGATATGCCATCCAGGTTGTCCGTCCATTGACGATCCGTATAGATGCGTACCTCACCATCCTTCTCTTCACGGGTTAAGGCAGAGGCCAACGAGATCGCTTCTTGTGCATGCGTATGTCCATAAAATGGCGAAACCCGCTGCAAGGCCGCCTCGAGTGCAGCAATATCTGCCGTTCGCTGCACTAGCAATTCTGGCTGATCCTTCATAACCAGCAAAGAATAGCTGCTTCCCTTTGCTTCTTTTCGCGCATAATCAAGAATAGCTTGTTTTGCAGCTTCCAATCTTGTTCCCTGCTCCAAGCGCGTTTGCATGCTGGCTGAGGCATCGACGACGAAGAAGATATGCGCCTTTGCCTTTTGCTGACCTTGCACAAATGGCTGCATGATAGCAAGGATCAGCAGGATTGCTGCTATAAGTTGAAGGAATAGCAGAAGATGTCTGCGCAGCCGCTGCCATGGCTTGTTGGCTTCCTGTTCTCGGAGAATTCGCCGCCACAGCATATGGCTGGATACCTCGGTATCCTGATATTGACGTTTCAGCATATACAGCAGCAGGATAACCGGAATTGAAAGCGAGAACCATAGTCCGCTTAAGGTTGCGAATTGCATGAGTACTCTCCTTTCTGGCCGTGATGGGAAGTTCCCTTATATCTTGCGTTCATTGTCTTCATCTTGGGCATACTACTTCGCGTAGACTTGTTTTTCCCTTGTCTAACAACTTTGCTTATGAACAACATCGGAGGTATCATGGCGCCAATATCTAAACAAGACAAGAAACAAAAACCCTTATGGACCAAAGCTTTTCTAATTACATCCTTATCCAATCTATTGCTCTTCTTTAGTTTTCAGATGCTCATCCCAACCATCCCGACCCATGTATCTGAGCTAGGAGGAAACGACGTTCAGGTCGGTTTAGTCATTGGCGTTTTTACGATTTCTTCGTTGTTGACCCGGCCTTTCGCCGGTCGAGCGCTCGATTTGCTGGGGAGAAAACATGTCCTGCTTGTCGGCCTTGCGATCTGTGCCTTAACGATTGCCGGATACTCCTATATGGCCGCCATTGCCCTCATTCTTGCGGCCCGCTTCGTGCATGGCATTGGTTGGGGCATGTCCACGACCTCACTCGGCACGGTCATCGCCGATATTATTCCGCCTGAGCGGCGAGGTGAAGGCATGGGTTATTATGGTCTTTCGAATACGTTTGCCATGGCTCTGGCGCCGTTGACAGGTCTATGGATTATGAGTACGTACGGTTTCCCTCGCGTGCTGCTTATCTCCACGATTCTTGCCCTGCTATCTTTGTTTAGTTCTTTATTTATTACGTATAACAAACCTCAGCCTCTCGAAAAGTCGGCTCAACCGCCAAAACTCATAGATCGGTTATGGGAACGATCGTCTCTGCTTCCTTCTGCTCTCTTGCTCTGTACAGCCATTTGTTACGGAGGCATTGTGACCTTCATAACCTTGTTTGGCCATGAAGCCGGCATTTCGAATGTAGGTTGGTTTTTCTTGTGCAACGCGTCAATGGTGCTGCTTATTCGGCCGATTACCGGCATCCTTTTTGATCGAAAAGGACCAGCTTGGGTGCTTTTTCCCGGTGCACTCTTCACGATTGCCGGACTGCTCCTGCTATCTTATGCGCATTCCGAATTAAGTCTCGCCATCTCTGCGCTTTGCTATGGTGTCGGCTTCGGATCCTTGCAGCCTGCCTTGCAAGCGTGGACGATCGCACGTGCCGAACCCAGCCGCCGAGGCGCAGCCAATGGCACCTTCTTCTCCGCCAATGACCTTGGCATCGGCCTTGGAGCTATGGCTCTGGGAGCTATTGCGACCAGCAGCGGGAGCTATGCCTTTATGTATCGTTGTTCCACCGTTCTTATCATCATCTTCATCCTGATTTACGGATGGTGTTTCTGGCAAGCCCGGCGCAGCACCTTGCAATTCGCTCACAAATGAAAGCTCCCTTCACCTCACAAGTCCATTGTTTCTTAATGTGCCTAACAGAAAATCCCCTGGCGGGATATCCGTCACCGCCAGCAAATAGGTGATTCCTCGCTCATAACAAAATGCTTTTAGCGACTGTGTGTATTGCTGTACGGCCGCTCTGTAGGACTCCAGCACCTTGCTGCTCATCGCTACTTCTCTAGCAGCTCCTGACTCACTGTCAATTAATCGCAGCTCTCCGCTAAACGAAGGGTTAAGCTCTTCAGGAGCCAGCACTTGCACGACGATGACTTCCTGCTTCGCGGCAAGCAAATACTTGAGCGACTCTTCAATCCCTTGTTCATATAGAAAATCAGAGAACAACCAAGTCATCCCCGCTTGGCGAGGCAAGAGGGCAGGATTGCGAAAGACAGCCCCGATATCGCCTTCTCCCAATGGCTGACCACCAGCCAGAAACTCAAAAAGCCGCGGTGCGCTTCCTTTCCCTCGGAGAAGTCGCATCTGCTGGGTTATTTGCGTTGTAAACATCGCGGCACTGACACGATCGAATCGATTTAGTGCCAAAAAACCAATGCCAGCAGCCAATTGTCTGGCGTACGACCATTTGCTGGAGCCACTGCCGTCCTTCTGGCCAAAATCCATGGATTTCGAAGCATCCAGCCACAAATGAACTTGCAGTTCCTGCTCATCCATGAATAGTTTGATGAAGGGCTTGCCCGTGCGTCCATAGGCATGCCAATCTAATTGACGCGTATCATCGCCAGGCGTATACAGTCGATAATCAGCGAATTCCAGCGATGACCCCTGATCTTTGGAGCGTCTTCTCCCCTGCATCGTTCCTCGAATCCGGCTTTTTGCCGCAATGCTCATTTGATCCAGACGGCGCATCAGAGCCGGGTCAAGCAAATTCAAACCTTTACTCATCGGCCGCTCTCCATCGTTTGGATAATGGATGCAATGATGCTGTCCGGCGAAATGCCCATGGCTTGGCCTTCGAAATTCAGAAACAACCGATGCCGCAGGGCCGGGACCGCCACCACATTCAAATCCTGCTTGGAGACATGAAACCTGCCTGCCAGAAATGCCTTGACCTTGGAAACGGCAATCATCGCCTGAACACCACGAGGGCCTGATCCGAAGCGGACATATTGTTTGACGGATTCAGGCGCTGTCGCTTCTTCCGGGTGTGTATTCATCAGCAGCTGCACCGCATAATCGAGAACATCGTCGGCAACCAGAATATCTTTCAAACCAGTTTGAATGTCCCGCAGCAGTGCGCCATCCGCTACTTTCTCAGCCTGAAGCTGCTGGGCTGAGGTTGTTCGCAAAACAATTTCTTTCAATTCACTCTTCGTAGGATACGTGACATGTATTTTCAGCAGAAAACGATCCAACTGTGCTTCTGGGAGCGGATAGGTCCCTTCTTGCTCCAAGGGATTTTGAGTTGCCAACACAAAAAAAGGAGCAGGCAGTTGATAGGTTTCCGAACCAACCGTTACCGTCTTCTCCTGCATAGCCTCCAGGAGCGCACTCTGAGTCTTGGGTGTAGCCCGATTAATTTCATCTGCGAGCACGACGTGACCGAATAAAGGACCCTTTTGAAACTTGTAGGAGGTCTCCCCTTGTGTGCCAAATTGAATCACATTCGTCCCCGTTATATCTGCCGGCATCAGATCCGGTGTAAATTGAATGCGTGAAAATTGAAGGTCAACGGTATCTGCTATCGTTTTGACCAGCATGGTTTTCCCCAGACCCGGAATCCCTTCAAGCAGCGCATGTCCTCCCGCCAAAATGCACCAGAGCAGCTGTTCAACCACGTCTTGCTGGCCTACTATGACACGACCAATTTGTTCTTGCATGTGACGAATTGCCGATCCCCATTCATCCAACTGTTTCTTTGACTCGACCATGTGGCGAACGTCCCCTCCTTTTGCGATTTTTCCTATCGCTGCGGTTGAATTTCCAGAAAATAATCTCTCACCCTGTTTTGCATATGCTGCGGCAGCTCAGAGCGATTGAGTGCGCCCGAAGCTTCTGCCGCGTATTCGGCATATACATCTTCATAAGGGCGAGAGGCTCCGTCGATAGCCGGAGCCTTCCCGCCTTGGCTGACTTCGCCGCCGCTGCCGCTGGTTGGCCCGCCATCAGCGAACGTGCCACCGGTGCCGGAGCGCTCGCGCGGCGTTGTTACAAGCCCGCGTGAGCCCGCTCCAGTGCCGCCCTGCGTGCCGGGAGCGCCCCCGCCAGACCCCCCGCTCTGGCCGGGACCGCTGCCTGGCGCGCTCCCGGCTCCTGCGCCCGCAGGTCCACCCGCGCCGCTGCCGGTCGGAGCTGCCCCCGGCGCGCCAGCCCCTGGCGCCCCAGCCGCCGCCGTTCCGGCATTAGGCGCCGGAGCGCTGCCGGCCGCAGCAAGCCGCTCGGCGCGGCCGCCGGGCGCCCAGGCTTGCCCGGGCTGCGCCCCGCTCGCAGCAAGCTGGCGCGCTTGCGGCAGTGCTCCAGCAGCGAGGCTCGCGGCAGCCTGCGCTGCTTGCGCCTGCTGCTGCGCCAGAGCTTGCTGTGCGGCGCTGGCCGCCGCAAGGCCGGCTTGCAGCTGGCCCAGCTGCGCTGCAGGGTCCTCGCCGCTGCGCAGCGCGCTCGCGGCCCGCTGGAGCTGCTCACGAAGCTGCTGCTCCGCTTCCGGTGAGGCGGCTGCCGCCGAAGCCGCCAGCCTCTCTAATTCACTTGCAAGCTGCTGCTTCTGCTCCGGCGTCATCTTCTGAACTTGTTCACCGAGCTTTGCAACTTCACGCTGCATGCTCTCTGTCTGCTTCTGCTCCAGCGTTTTCCCTAATTCGCGAAGTGCTTCTGTTCGCTGCATTGAATCCGCCCACTGCTCGGAGCGTTTTTGTTGTTTCTCCATATCACCGATTGTCGTTTCCATTTTCTTCAACGATTTTTCCAGTTCTTCGAGCGCTTTCGCCGTCGTCGGCGTTTGACCTAATCTACGCGCTAATTCATTTAGATCCCCTGTCATCTGCTTCATAGCAGGCAAAGGTGATGGTTTCGTTTCCAATTCTTTCACAAGCTCAGCAACTTGTTGCTGCTGATTTGCCACCCACTGACGTTCTTTGCTGCCTTGCTTTATGATCGTATCATTGGAATTAGGCAGGATCAGCAGCAAGCCAAACACGAATAGGGCAATTGCGCCTGGCATCCACTGTTTGCGGGAAAGCCGGTAAACGACCACTTTAGTCAGTTGCTCATCCACGAAGAGATTCGCTTTGTGAAGAGCATCCTGCCGCTGAAGATCAGCCAACAAGGAAGTTTGCTCCGCGTATTTCAGCGCTGTCGAGATGCGATCTTCCAAACCATGCTTATCCATGACTTGGGCAGCATCTTGACGCCGAGGCCGTTGTAGATACAACCAAACACTTGCGGCGATTACCGCTAAGACCACACTGCCCCATGCGCCAATTTTATAAAAGTTAATCAGGAAGAAGCGTCCGCCTATCATCCAGATACAAGCCAGCACAATGCCAACCGTCAAGCTGCGAATGAGATAGTGACATCCTTTTACTTTTAACAAACGTGCAATTACTACATCCAGCAGATCTTCCAGCTTCTCATATCTCATTCACAACCGCTCCTTCCTGACCGCTAGTTGACTCTCTTGGGAATTCGTTTGTTCGATCATTTTCTTCGTTTCATAATCGGTCGCAAATACCTGACGCTTAACCAGATAAAAAGAAGCAGCAGTACCGTGTATGAGGCTACGAAGATGTGCCACATTTGCAGCGGTTCATGCCCTTTGAACAATTGCTTCGCAAAATCAGGGACCATCAAGCTTACTAGAACAGCCATTGGATTAAAGCTTAGGAAATACCCGAGCACGTCTTCATCGATGCCATTGCGTCCCAAATTGGCAAAGAATAATCCCGCCAAAGCGGTGAACCCAAAAACAAATAGCACAAAACCATACGTGGCGATAATCGAAATGACCGTTTTCTTCAAAACTGTTGAAAAGAATATCCCTACCGCGCCGAATAGCAGCATAACGAACACATAAAAAACAAAGACAGACAGCACTTGTTTCGGCGATACCCCCCCATAGAGAAACACAATACTGTAAAGAGGCATCGTCGCTACGACCGTTAACAGCATGAAACTGAGGGAAGCAAATAATTTACTGAGTATGATCGTTTCCGAACTCTGTTGCGTCGTTAGAAGCATATTTAACGTTTGCTTTTCTCGTTCTCCGCTGATCACCCCGGCCGTTAAGCCAGGTGTCATGAAGGCAATAAGAACCAGCTGCGTACCGCTTAGAAAATAAAACAACTCACTGCTTTTAGTTGTACTGAGCACGCCTGCTTGCATATTGCTCATATTAATGTAAGCAAATCCAAGTGCGATCAAACCGATCGCAAGCAAATACACCAGAATTGACAGCGGGGATCGGAAGGTCCGCATACGCAAGCGGAATTCTTTCTCCAGCACGGGGTTAATCCAATTTAACTTGCTGTTCATCATGGGCGCCGCCTCCTTTGGTGATTTCCAGAAAGACATCTTCCAGATTCGTTAAGGCTTCGCTGAATGAAAGAAGCGGGAATCCGGTCTCAATCAAACGCGCAAGGAGTAAAGATTGATCCTCATCTGTACCGCCAAAATGAACATGAAGGCCTTTCTCATCTTGAAGTGCCATTGTGACATGCGGCTGCTGCTTCAGGTAAGCTAAAGCTTCTTCCGAGCGGTTCACTACTCTGATTTGCAGCACACGATTCGCTTTCATCCGATTTTGAATATCGGACACCTTGCCTTTTGCGATCAGCTTCCCATATTCAATGACACCGATCTCATCAACCATTTCAGCGAGTTCCGGCAAAATATGCGAAGAAATAATGATCGTTTTCCCCATAGCTTTAAGTTCTTTCAGAATCTCTCTCATTTCAATACGCGCTCTAGGGTCCAGACCAGAAGCCGGCTCATCCAAAATTAAAACCTCTGGCTCATGCACGAGGCACCGGGCTAGACAAAGCCGCTGTTTCATCCCACGTGACAAAGAATCCACATAAAAATCAGCTTTCTCGGTTAAATTTACAAGGTCCAATAATTGCGGTATCAATTTCAACCGGTCTGCTCTTGAGATGCCATAACTGGCTCCGTAGAAATCCAAATACTCCGTTGCTTTGAAATTATCATAAACACCAAAGAAATCCGGCATGTAGCCGATGAGCCTGCGTACTTCTTTGGGCTTATCCGTGACATCATACCCGCCAACTTCCGCTGTACCTGAGGTCGGATTCAGCAGTGTGGCAAGTATGGACATCGTCGTCGATTTACCCGCTCCATTAGGACCTACAAAGCCAAAGACTGTCCCCTTGTCAATCTGCATCGTCAAGGAATCCAATGCCGTAAAATTGCCGTATTTTTTAGTAAGTTCTTTGGTTGTAATCATCGTTTCACCGATCCTTCCAGAGAAACAGACGGCATGCGGAACATCGTATTATTTTGAATGGTTGTTGCTTTCATGCGAATGGATTTCCCCTCCGTAATATAAGGCTGCAGCTTGTCCCCTTCCCAAGATTGAGAAGCTTTCATGGCAAGCGGTTCCCACGCATTTGTTTGGGCATTCCACAATTCCAACGTTACTTCAGAATTCGGGTCGCCGATCATTTCCATTTTCTGATAATTCACACCACTTAATGGAGGTAATGTATACACAAGGGTAACATCGCCGCCGCCCATCTGCATGAATGGACCATCACGGAACTGTAAAGCACTCATTTTCAAATGATTATCCGCTAAAGTAGGAACGATTGCTTTACTCGGGATGACAATTCTGCCATCAGGAGTCACGTAATTAAGTTTCATCTCCTGAGAAACCAGGGTGAGCTGCTCAGTTGGCACAGATCCGCTAGACGTGATGGGAAGGGAAGTCTGTTCCCTAAACCAACCAATAATCATGGGCGCGAATCCGCCTGCGACCTTGAAATTGCGCTGCATG
Above is a genomic segment from Paenibacillus sp. HWE-109 containing:
- a CDS encoding LiaF transmembrane domain-containing protein; protein product: MARNSYSIGILLIGLAVVLLLGKLGFFHFVLSFFWPLVLLIPGLLFHFLFFNRTLPVGVLVPGGILTTYALMFFYCNVFGWGSMSYLWPGFILGVAVGLYELHLFDRGSDRGVLIGAMVLGIISAVCFGLTLLLHLGIYVIALILVLAGVAMIIRRRNVW
- a CDS encoding VWA domain-containing protein → MGILVDHWPVMGLLLLLPIYIGWLWISLRRLQGARKKLAISLRTSVLLLLVLALAGPQLTTELHHKTIVFAVDRSDSVKQDGNEAAWLQAAAKARASEKDEAGVVSMALQASIEKPVDSRPLDGFQMTAKSNPQFSNVASGLQLAAGLLPGGNAGRIILMSDGEENVGELLSQGKLLRDRGIRVDVVPLAGKDRRDAAIEAVRLPEKLYQAEAYTVEVVIRSTASAPAQLRVFEDNREMTAQSVQLNKGENRFAFQSLAKEPGFHRYRAEIYLEGDEQSANNTHYGFSSVQGPPKVLIVEGTAGISKNVEGALQSALIPYETIVPELLSNDFAAYAGYQSIILNNVAATQIPQIKMEMIEQAVRDYSVGLVMLGGDNSYGLGGYFKTPIERALPVYMDLRGKREIPSLGIVLVMDKSGSMSGDKMKLAQEAASRTVDLLRDKDTLGVLGFDGVPHWFVEPQKLTDKASIIQKINAIPADGGTEIYTAVEEAYAKLSQIDAQRKHIILLTDGQSSTTQSYEALTEQMQKEQITMSTVAIGTDADQALLSHLAELAKGRYYAAVDQTTIPAIFSREAVLISRTYVVNQPFVPAVTGGSDWSSFLGQGLPVLNGYIATTSKEAAEVILASSEPDPILARWQYGSGRSVAWTSDATGAWSANWVTWPGFTHMLTSMIKWTFPQFEASPIELRTQLKGNELLLQATSGNQEWSDSATQEELRVNVTDESLNKQEVAFTSTAPGSYSAQLPVDKSGVYLSKIELLASNGEANAEKRVVGSSTTGFVIPYSPEYRITDGQGLVKLQQLAELTGGRMLSLEHPEMAFAYAAAPQKRLTPIRAYLLMAALALLLLDIAARRLSLPPGLWVRAFSRRAAAPASPLTQAQTPMARLRERKQLAEHKLQRNEAAAVKPRLIPEEPPTQAAAPVAAAEPAAPPDGMSRLLEAKRRGRK
- a CDS encoding vWA domain-containing protein, which translates into the protein MQFATLSGLWFSLSIPVILLLYMLKRQYQDTEVSSHMLWRRILREQEANKPWQRLRRHLLLFLQLIAAILLILAIMQPFVQGQQKAKAHIFFVVDASASMQTRLEQGTRLEAAKQAILDYARKEAKGSSYSLLVMKDQPELLVQRTADIAALEAALQRVSPFYGHTHAQEAISLASALTREEKDGEVRIYTDRQWTDNLDGISFAIPVRIQEPGVSVTNGARVDVDMANVAITQFGVKGNQNGEQFRAVAVLKNWGTTPVTVKTKLSTDMSEIRTESLALKAGEQKSLYLENLPAAQVYQIQLDAPDALEADNAAYAFPEGTGRIQIAYVGEGNLFLQKALVLAKADVLQIQKDKDGLYPAPANVTPDLIVLDGIEETDLKSAKWQQLLKSKPIWQFASTAESSDATPNVADFSVIEHPVTRYLHLQDVHIVQAQQRQPRPWEKAIISAKDFPLVLAGSENGRTKLRFAFSLEHSDFPLRSEFPVMVQNAVSWLTEQQGGNLGRVTADERIEMAFHPETMKAVWKTDRNNGEEQAAERSKEALAPVQKVPSLPGLYEFAEYGAAGEELQVRKLAVVMDASESNNKASEENQLNRIALQASKAENAATRETVLDFIDLIPWLIMALLVLMVLEWEVYRRGNSG
- a CDS encoding MFS transporter, yielding MAPISKQDKKQKPLWTKAFLITSLSNLLLFFSFQMLIPTIPTHVSELGGNDVQVGLVIGVFTISSLLTRPFAGRALDLLGRKHVLLVGLAICALTIAGYSYMAAIALILAARFVHGIGWGMSTTSLGTVIADIIPPERRGEGMGYYGLSNTFAMALAPLTGLWIMSTYGFPRVLLISTILALLSLFSSLFITYNKPQPLEKSAQPPKLIDRLWERSSLLPSALLLCTAICYGGIVTFITLFGHEAGISNVGWFFLCNASMVLLIRPITGILFDRKGPAWVLFPGALFTIAGLLLLSYAHSELSLAISALCYGVGFGSLQPALQAWTIARAEPSRRGAANGTFFSANDLGIGLGAMALGAIATSSGSYAFMYRCSTVLIIIFILIYGWCFWQARRSTLQFAHK
- a CDS encoding DUF58 domain-containing protein is translated as MSKGLNLLDPALMRRLDQMSIAAKSRIRGTMQGRRRSKDQGSSLEFADYRLYTPGDDTRQLDWHAYGRTGKPFIKLFMDEQELQVHLWLDASKSMDFGQKDGSGSSKWSYARQLAAGIGFLALNRFDRVSAAMFTTQITQQMRLLRGKGSAPRLFEFLAGGQPLGEGDIGAVFRNPALLPRQAGMTWLFSDFLYEQGIEESLKYLLAAKQEVIVVQVLAPEELNPSFSGELRLIDSESGAAREVAMSSKVLESYRAAVQQYTQSLKAFCYERGITYLLAVTDIPPGDFLLGTLRNNGLVR
- a CDS encoding AAA family ATPase gives rise to the protein MVESKKQLDEWGSAIRHMQEQIGRVIVGQQDVVEQLLWCILAGGHALLEGIPGLGKTMLVKTIADTVDLQFSRIQFTPDLMPADITGTNVIQFGTQGETSYKFQKGPLFGHVVLADEINRATPKTQSALLEAMQEKTVTVGSETYQLPAPFFVLATQNPLEQEGTYPLPEAQLDRFLLKIHVTYPTKSELKEIVLRTTSAQQLQAEKVADGALLRDIQTGLKDILVADDVLDYAVQLLMNTHPEEATAPESVKQYVRFGSGPRGVQAMIAVSKVKAFLAGRFHVSKQDLNVVAVPALRHRLFLNFEGQAMGISPDSIIASIIQTMESGR
- a CDS encoding ABC transporter permease; amino-acid sequence: MMNSKLNWINPVLEKEFRLRMRTFRSPLSILVYLLAIGLIALGFAYINMSNMQAGVLSTTKSSELFYFLSGTQLVLIAFMTPGLTAGVISGEREKQTLNMLLTTQQSSETIILSKLFASLSFMLLTVVATMPLYSIVFLYGGVSPKQVLSVFVFYVFVMLLFGAVGIFFSTVLKKTVISIIATYGFVLFVFGFTALAGLFFANLGRNGIDEDVLGYFLSFNPMAVLVSLMVPDFAKQLFKGHEPLQMWHIFVASYTVLLLLFIWLSVRYLRPIMKRRK